A single region of the Pelobates fuscus isolate aPelFus1 chromosome 4, aPelFus1.pri, whole genome shotgun sequence genome encodes:
- the LOC134607820 gene encoding sulfotransferase 6B1-like, which translates to MSETEAKTEREKFLAEMQKVAAEASKKTPEELVLSYKGVPYPSSICSIETFQALESLEAREDDVIIVTYPKCGTNWAIQIFHEILFSMQNKEVTINQAMIEFGKPEKVEYLKGQPSPRVFSTHMFYDHLPKSFFEKKVKILLILRNPKDTAASYYHFSNTNPVLPSFESWDLFFKAYMEGKVCFGSYFDYTLDWNKHVDEENIMVATFENLKEDFKSELQKISDFFGLSLTDEQISLVESKTDFKTMKENSSNTHGKHGNVFFRKGEIGDWKKHFTEEQSKELDAKFEEKLAGTKLGEKINYNKYCTF; encoded by the coding sequence ATGTCTGAGACGGAAGCAAAAACAGAACGGGAGAAATTCCTGGCAGAAATGCAGAAAGTTGCAGCAGAGGCTAGCAAGAAAACCCCAGAAGAGCTAGTGCTCAGCTATAAAGGGGTCCCGTACCCCAGTTCCATCTGCAGTATTGAGACCTTTCAAGCCTTGGAATCTTTGGAAGCCAGAGAGGATGATGTGATAATTGTGACATATCCTAAATGTGGAACAAATTGGGCAATCCAGATATTCCATGAAATTCTGTTTTCAATGCAAAATAAGGAGGTGACGATTAATCAAGCAATGATTGAATTTGGAAAACCTGAGAAAGTAGAGTATCTAAAAGGACAACCTTCGCCAAGAGTCTTTTCAACACATATGTTTTATGATCACTTGCCTAAATCCTTTTTTGAAAAGAAAGTGAAGATTCTATTAATTCTCCGTAATCCAAAAGATACAGCAGCGTCATATTATCATTTTTCCAACACCAATCCTGTCCTTCCTTCATTTGAATCATGGGATTTGTTTTTCAAGGCATATATGGAAGGAAAAGTGTGTTTTGGATCCTATTTTGATTACACTCTTGACTGGAACAAACATGTAGATGAAGAAAACATTATGGTGGCCACATTTGAAAATCTGAAAGAGGATTTTAAATCCGAACTTCAGAAAATATCTGATTTCTTTGGACTGTCTTTGACAGACGAGCAAATTTCGTTGGTTGAAAGTAAAACTGATTTTAAAACCATGAAAGAAAATTCTTCCAATACACATGGCAAACATGGTAACGTTTTCTTTCGAAAAGGAGAAATAGGTGACTGGAAAAAACATTTCACTGAAGAGCAGAGCAAAGAATTAGATGCAAAGTTTGAAGAGAAGCTTGCAGGAACAAAACTGGGAGAGAagataaattacaataaatactGCACGTTTTAG